A portion of the Candidatus Eisenbacteria bacterium genome contains these proteins:
- a CDS encoding glycosyltransferase family 39 protein encodes MKRRARSPYFIGFWIALLALALRLYRLDWGFPEVYEEATAVQKAWGFWGWGEEGFDFNPRFFNYPSLYFYLQFGVQALLRAGGRIAGAFPDAAAFQAAYHLDPSLFVGAGRLLTALLGAATVFVLFAIGLAAGGSRVAIPAALFLALHSTHVQKSRFVEVDVATTFFAVLSLFFAVRHARGERPRAIHFAAAAAGLAAATKYPGALFLLNLPLAERLRPEPFRIRRVLLAVLIAACVFFAASPYVLLDFASFLRDVGAERLHMREGHFGGTGEGVKGALALFANGFGPLLFSVALLGLAAALLRPRGVERVLLPIPAVFFVLLSASRMQAPHYPLPAVPPLALLAALALDRALPEGLRGKAGLHAAAVLLLLLAPALATGREAVRLGERDTRTEARAWIETFVPHGALVLVEPHGPNLRSSSELRRYAEEEEFAPIRETLLVPTKAKPWYRTAILPSFSIDVDRAARFYRFESYQWFDYVVLSEEIGARYRGDPARFPVQNAFYEEIGKRFRPVARFASEAGAGPEIRVLRRDPAAPPRTDVRLDPAGGSDREFIEFTRTIGFLYGETGHIDGALALYGALLRLVPGDPETLHQRGILSARTGDGAGAVRALRAAAEADPGSRRIRMSLAVLLCQGDRPEEGIALLRRLLAEKEEAEVHGNLASALIQSGREAEAIPHLRRFLEISPGHPRAEDVRRLLQSLEE; translated from the coding sequence GTGAAACGGCGCGCGCGGAGTCCCTATTTCATCGGCTTCTGGATCGCGCTTCTCGCGCTCGCTCTCAGGCTCTATCGCCTCGATTGGGGATTCCCGGAGGTCTACGAAGAGGCGACTGCGGTACAGAAGGCGTGGGGCTTCTGGGGGTGGGGCGAGGAAGGTTTCGATTTTAACCCTCGCTTCTTCAACTATCCATCGCTCTATTTCTATCTTCAGTTCGGCGTGCAGGCGCTCCTTCGGGCCGGGGGTCGGATCGCCGGGGCGTTCCCGGATGCGGCCGCCTTCCAAGCCGCTTACCATCTCGATCCCTCTCTTTTCGTGGGCGCGGGACGGCTCCTGACGGCTCTCCTCGGGGCGGCGACGGTCTTCGTTCTCTTCGCGATCGGCCTCGCCGCGGGAGGAAGTCGGGTCGCGATCCCGGCGGCTCTCTTTCTCGCGCTTCACTCGACGCACGTCCAGAAGTCCCGATTCGTCGAAGTGGACGTGGCGACGACCTTCTTCGCCGTTCTTTCCCTCTTCTTCGCCGTGCGGCACGCGCGGGGTGAGCGGCCGCGCGCGATTCACTTCGCGGCCGCCGCGGCCGGCCTTGCCGCCGCCACCAAGTACCCCGGCGCTCTCTTTCTCCTTAACCTGCCGCTCGCCGAACGCCTCCGCCCGGAGCCATTCCGGATTCGGCGCGTTCTTCTCGCGGTTCTCATCGCGGCGTGTGTCTTCTTCGCCGCAAGCCCGTACGTCCTCCTCGATTTCGCTTCGTTCCTGCGCGACGTGGGCGCCGAGCGTCTTCACATGAGGGAAGGGCATTTCGGCGGGACCGGCGAAGGGGTGAAGGGAGCGCTCGCGCTCTTCGCGAACGGGTTCGGCCCGCTCCTTTTCAGCGTCGCGCTGCTCGGTCTCGCGGCCGCTCTCCTCCGGCCGCGGGGCGTCGAGCGGGTTCTCCTCCCGATTCCCGCAGTCTTCTTCGTCCTCCTCTCGGCGAGCCGGATGCAGGCTCCGCACTATCCGCTCCCCGCGGTTCCGCCCTTGGCGCTTCTCGCGGCGCTCGCTCTCGACCGCGCGCTTCCCGAAGGGCTTCGCGGGAAAGCGGGCCTTCACGCCGCGGCCGTCCTTCTTCTCCTTCTCGCGCCCGCCCTCGCGACGGGGCGGGAGGCCGTTCGCCTCGGCGAGAGGGACACGCGAACCGAGGCGCGCGCGTGGATCGAGACGTTCGTCCCGCACGGAGCGCTCGTGCTGGTCGAGCCCCACGGGCCGAACCTCCGCTCCTCGAGCGAGCTTCGGAGGTACGCGGAGGAGGAGGAGTTCGCGCCGATCCGAGAGACGCTTCTCGTCCCGACGAAGGCGAAGCCCTGGTATCGCACCGCGATCCTCCCCTCCTTTTCGATCGACGTCGATCGCGCCGCCCGTTTCTACCGGTTCGAGTCGTATCAGTGGTTCGACTACGTGGTCCTCTCCGAGGAGATCGGCGCGAGGTATCGAGGCGATCCGGCTCGGTTCCCGGTCCAGAACGCTTTCTACGAGGAGATCGGGAAGCGATTCCGGCCGGTCGCCCGCTTCGCGTCCGAAGCGGGGGCCGGGCCTGAGATCCGTGTGCTTCGACGGGATCCGGCCGCTCCGCCCCGCACCGACGTCAGGCTCGATCCGGCGGGGGGATCCGATCGGGAGTTCATCGAGTTCACCCGCACGATCGGCTTTCTCTACGGTGAGACCGGGCACATCGACGGAGCGCTCGCGCTGTATGGCGCGCTTCTCAGGCTCGTGCCCGGGGATCCCGAGACGCTGCACCAACGCGGAATCCTCTCCGCCCGGACAGGGGACGGGGCGGGAGCCGTGCGTGCGCTTCGCGCGGCCGCGGAGGCCGATCCGGGAAGCCGTCGGATCCGGATGAGCCTCGCCGTGCTCCTCTGCCAGGGAGATCGTCCGGAGGAAGGGATCGCGCTCCTCCGCAGGCTTCTCGCCGAGAAGGAGGAGGCGGAGGTGCACGGCAACCTCGCCTCCGCCCTCATCCAATCAGGTCGGGAAGCGGAGGCGATCCCCCACCTGCGCCGATTTCTCGAGATCTCCCCCGGGCATCCCCGCGCCGAGGATGTCCGCCGGCTTCTTCAGTCCTTGGAGGAGTGA